The Kitasatospora albolonga nucleotide sequence GACGGTCCGGGAGCTGATGCCCGGTCCGGTCCGGGGACTGATGCCCGATCCGATCCGGGGACTGGTGACCGGTCCGGTCCGGGGACTGGTGCCCCGGGCGGCGGTCGTGCGCCTGACGGTCGGAAACCTGGTGGCCCGGGGCTCCGCGCTCGGGAGCGTGCGCCGGGTCGTGCACCCTGGCTTCGGTATGCGCCGGAGGCGCGGCAAAGGCCCGGACGTCCACGGAATCCATACGGTCCGTCTCGGCGTCCGGGTCGACGTCGGGCCCCGCCTCCTCGGCGGTGCGCTCCCGCAGCTCCCTGGCGTACCGGCGCTCCATCGCCGCCCGTCCGGACAGCAGCCGGATGGCGGTGCTGAAGCGTTCCGTCGGACGTGCTTCGTTGAGCTCGTCCTGCCTGCGGAGCCACATCGGCACCAAGTAGGCGGCCCAGGCCCCGACGATGACTGCGTAGATGAGGCCGCTGCTGCTCACGCTCACACCGTAGAGGGGTTTACGCCAAGGCATCCGCCAATTGGCCCGGTGTGTCGCACGATCCGGCTGATATCACGGACTTTTTTTGTGACTGATCGGATCAACAGTCACCGATAGTGCGACCCATTGCAGCCATCCGTCGATCAAATTCGAACATTTATTTTATTCAGCCGGACAAGCCCGGCCCGCCGGGCTCTCCCGGGCCCTGTGGCGTCACCGGCCGCGTACGGCGCCAGCGCCGGAGCATCCCCTCGGGGACCTCCTCGGCCGTGAGCGCGAAGATCAGGTGGTCGCGCCAGGCCCCGTCGATGTGCAGATAGCGCGGGCGCACGCCCTCGGAGCGGAACCCGAGCTTCTCCACCACCCGGCGGCTCGGCGCGTTCTCCGGGCGGATGCAGACCTCGATGCGGTGCAGCCCGACCGAGCGGAAGCAGTGGTCGACCGCGAGCGCCACGGCCGTCGGCATCACCCCGCGCCCGGCGACGCCCTGGTCGACCCAGTAGCCGATGTGGCCCGAGCACATCGAGCCCCAGGTGATCCCCGCGACCGTGAGCTGGCCGACGAGCCGACCCTCGTACTCGATGGCGAACGGCAGCATCCGCCCGGCGTGCGCCTCGGCGCGCAGATGACGGACCATCTGCCGGTACGTGGGCCGCTGTGCGACCGGGCCGCCGGGCGCGGGCGGCGGGACGGTGGCCTCCCAGGGGCGCAGCCAGTCGCGGTTGCGCCGGTTGACCTCACGCCATACCCGCTGGTCGCGCATCTTTATCGGGCGCAGGACGATCTCGCCGTCGGTCAGCGTCACCGGCCAGGTCGCGATGTTCAGCTCGGGCTCCCCGGTCGGGGGTGGTCGCCGCCGCGGAGCTGGTCGACGGCGTGCACCAGGAGCCGCCCGAGGACCGCGAGGCCGTCGCGCACTCCGCCGGTGGAGCCGGGCAGGTTGACGATCAGGGTGCGGGAGGCGACGCCCGCGAGCCCCCGGGAGAGCGCGGCGGTGGGGACCTTGGCGAGCCCCTCGGCCCGGATCGCCTCGGGGATGCCGGGGATCTCGTGGTCCAGGACGCGGCGGGTCGCCTCGGGCGTGGCGTCGGTGGGTGAGATGCCCGTACCGCCGGTGGTGACGATGACGTCGTACCCGGCGGCCACCCCGGCCCGCAGGGCCGCCTCGACCGGGTCGCCGTCGGGGACGACCTGCGGCCCGTCGACCGTGAAGCCGAGGGCGGTGAGCGCTTCGGCGATGAGGGGGCCGCCCTTGTCCGCGTAGATCCCGGCGGAGGCCCGGTTGGAGGCGGTGACGACGAGGGCGCGGTACGGGGCGGAGGTCGGGGTTCCGGTGGGTTCGGGTGCGCGGTCGGCGGCGTGGCCCAGCGCGTGCTCCGGCGTGCGCCCCGGCTCTCCGTGGCCCGGCGCCTGCGCGGACTCCCCCGGCTGGTCATGGCCCGGCGACCCCGGCCCGTGCGGCGGCGTCATGCGGCAGGCCCCGCTGCCGGTCCTGTCGTCCGGCCCTCCGGCGCGGTGCGGCGGTAGTCGCCGGACTTGCCGCCCGACTTCGCCTCGACCCGTACGTCGGTGATGACCGCGCTCTTGTCGACCGCCTTCACCATGTCGATCACCGTCAGGGCCGCCACCGAGACCGCCGTCAGGGCCTCCATCTCGACGCCCGTGCGGTCCGTCGTCTTCACGGTGGCCGTGATCTCCACCGCGTCGTCGGCCACGCCCAGGTCGACCTTCACACCGGAGACGGCCAGCGGATGGCAGAGCGGGATCAGGTCCGGGGTGCGCTTGGCGCCCATGATCCCGGCGATCCTCGCGGTGGCGAGGGCATCGCCCTTGGGGACCCCCTCGCCCCGGAGCAGCTCGATGACGCGCGGCGAGACGAGGACCCGGCCGCTGGCGCGGGCGACGCGCGTGGTGACGTCCTTCTCCGACACGTCGACCATGCGGGCCGCGCCCGCTTCGTCGATGTGCGTCAGCCTGTTCTGCGTACTCAACTCACTCCGCCTAGCGGTAGGGGCGCCGATCGGCCCGGGCCGGAGAGGGTCCTCCGGAAGGCACGGCGGCAGATAGTACCGCCCCCGGGCTGCGGTCAGCGGAGCAGGATCACGTCCGTCTCCGTGCCGGGCTCGGCGGAGGTGGTCTCCTCGGGCAGCACGATCAGCGCGTCCGCCTGGGCGAGCGCGGCGATCAGGTGGGAGCCGGAGCCGCCGACGGGGGTGACCGTGCCCGCCTCCTCGTCGTATGTGCCGCGCAGGAACTGGCGGCGGCCGGCGGGCGAGGTCAGCGCCTTGCCGGTGTTCAGCCGGGCCCGGACCGTGGGGCGGTGGAGGTCGTCCGTCAGGCCCATCAGGGCGCGGATGGCGGGGCGGACGAAGAGCTCGAAGGAGACGTAGCTGGAGACCGGGTTGCCCGGCAGGGCCAGCAGCGGGGTGTGGTCGGGGCCGATGGAGCCGAAGCCCTGCGGTTTGCCCGGCTGCATGGCGAGCTTGCGGAAGTCGATGCCGCTGCCCGGCTCGTCCTCGTCGCCGACGGAGGAGAGCGCCTCCTTGACGACGTCGTACGCGCCGACGCTGACGCCGCCCGTGGTGACGATGATGTCCGCGCGGATCAGCTGGTCCTCGATCGTGGCGCGCAGGGTCTCGGCGTCGTCGGTGACCGCGCCGACCCGGTAGGCGATGGCTCCGGCGTCCCGGGCGGCGGCCGTGAGCGCGAAGCTGTTGGAGTCGTAGATCTGGCCCGCTGTCAGCTCCTCGCCGGGCTGGACCAGTTCGCTGCCGGTGGAGAGGACGACGACGCGCGGGCGGGGCCGTACGACGACGGTCGAGCAGCCGATCGCGGCGAGCAGGCCGATCTGCGGCGGGCCGACGATCGATCCCGCGCGCAGGGCCAGATCGCCGGGCCTGACGTCGCTCCCGCGCTCACGGACATGGGCGCCGGCCGCGACGGACCGGTGGACGCGGACCTCTCCGGTGGCGCCCTCCGGCGCGTCGGAGTGGGCGCGCATGGCGGCGGCCGGGCCCTCGCCCGTACCGCCGTCCGTCCACTCGACCGGGACGACGGCCTCCGCACCGGCGGGCAGCGGGGCGCCCGTCATGATGCGGGCGGCCTGTCCCGGCCCCACGACCTGGCCGTCGGCGAGCCCGGCGCTGCCCGCGGCGACGTCGCCGATGACCGTGAGGACGGCGGGGAACTCCTCGCTCGCCCCCTCGACATCGGCGACCCGTACCGCGTAGCCGTCCATCGAGCTGTTGTCGAAGGGCGGCAGGGCCACCTCCACGACGACGTCCTTCACCAGGACGCAGCCCTGCGCGTCGGGCAGTTGCAGCTCGATGGGTTCGAGCGGCCCCACCGTGGCGAGGATGTCGTCCAGGTGCTCGTCCACCGACCAGATCGTGCTGCTCAAGGGGTTACATCTCCTCGGTGACGTACTTGCGGAGCCAGGTCCGGAAGTCCGGTCCCAGGTCTTCACGTTCGCACGCCAGTCTGACAATGGCACGCAGATAGTCGCTCCGGTCACCGGTGTCATAGCGGCGGCCCTTGAAGACGACGCCGTGCACGGGGCCGCCGATCTTCTCGTCCTCGGCGAGCAGCTGGAGGGCGTCGGTGAGCTGGATCTCGCCGCCCCGGCCCGGCTCGGTGTGTCGCAGTATGTCGAAGACAGCGGGGTCCAGGACGTACCGGCCGATGACCGCGAGGTTGCTGGGCGCGTCGGCCGGGTCCGGCTTCTCCACCAGGCCGGTGACCCGGACGACGTCACTGTCCACGGTGGCGTCCGCGGCGGCGCAGCCGTACAGGTGCACCTGGGCCGGGTCGACCTCCATCAGCGCGACGACGCTGCCGCCCTCGCGCTCCTGGACCTCCACCATGCGGGCCAGCAGGGGGTCGCGCGGGTCGATCAGGTCGTCGCCGAGCAGCACCGCGAAGGGCTGGTCGCCCACGTGCGGGGCCGCGCACAGCACGGCGTGGCCGAGGCCGCGCGGGTCGCCCTGGCGGACGTAGTGCATGGTGGCCAGGTCGCTGGACTCCTGGACCCTGGCCAGGCGTTCGGCGTCTCCCTTGCGGGTGAGCGCGGACTCCAGCTCGTAGTTGCGGTCGAAGTGGTCCTCGAGGGGACGCTTGTTCCGACCGGTGATCATCAGAACATCGGAGAGGCCCGCGGCCACGGCCTCCTCGACGACGTACTGGATGGCCGGCTTGTCGACGACAGGCAGCATCTCTTTGGGAGTGGCCTTCGTGGCGGGCAGGAAACGGGTTCCGAGACCTGCTGCCGGGATGACGGCCTTGCTGATCCTGGAGGGCGACTGATTCATGCACAGAACCTTAACGGGCGCACACAGCCGGAAGGCGAGGTTCCGGTTAACTTTGCCCTTAAATATGTCCATACGAGAACATGTGAGGCTCTCTTGTACACCGACAAGTCCGGAAAGGGGCCTGTGAAGGTGCCCGCAAAAGCCTCTCTGCGGAGCGAACTGCTCGCCGCACGGGCGCTCCTGACCAAGGAGGACGTCGCGGAAGCCTCCGCGGTTCTCGTCACCAACGCCCTGCTTCTGCCCGAACTGGCCGACGCCCGGACGGTGGCCGCGTATGTCTCCGTGGGGCGTGAACCGGGGACCCGGGCGCTGCTGGACGCGCTGCGCGAGCGGGGTGTACGGGTGCTGCTGCCGGTGCTCCTGGCCGACAACGACCTGGACTGGGCGGTGTACGGGGGCGCGGAGCATCTGCTGCCCGCCGGGCGCGGGCTCCTCGAACCGGACGGCCCCCGGCTCGGCCCCGACGCCGTCGTGGCGGCCGACGCGGTCCTGCTGCCCGGACTGGCCGTGGACGGCGCGGGGATGCGGCTGGGGCGGGGCGGCGGCAGCTACGACCGGGTGCTGGCCCGGCTCTCGGCGGCCGGCGCGGACCCGGCGCTCATCGTGCTCCTGTACGAGAACGAGGTGGTCGCGCGGGTCCCTGTGGAACCGCACGACCACCCCGTGGACGCCGTGGTCACCCCGGCCGGAGCCCGGCGCTTCACCACCTGACCACCGCACCCCGCGCCGGGGCCGAGGGCTGCCGGGCTTTCGGGCAGGGCCTCAGGGCTGCCGGGGCTTCAGCGTCAGCGTGTCGACGGTGGACGCGCCGACCGCGTCCGTACCGAAGGACCAGTCGAGCAGCTCGCCCTTGGCCCACTTGTCGGTCTGGTCGGTGTAGTGCGCGTTGAACGCGTGCCCGGAGGCGCCGGAGAGGTTGATCCAGCGGGACTTGTCCCAGTCCCCCACGTTGACGACCATCCGCATCGACGGCACCCAGATCACCTCGTAGCCGCTCGCCGCGTTCCAGCCGGTGGCGTTGACCGCCGCCTCACCGCCGCCGAGGTTCCAGGGGCCCCGGTTGAGCGCCCGCTGGAGCAGATCGGGCCCTTCGGTACCGAGGGTCTGGTTCTTCAGCATCAGCCGGTGCAGCCGGCCCCAGCTCCAGGTGGAGATGTCCTTGCCGAGCTTGGAGGTCAGCTCCCAGCGCGCGTCCTCCATCGCCCGGGCGAAGAGCTCGTCCCGGTTCTCCAGGGCGTCCTCACGGCCCCTGGCGGGCGCCTTCCACCACTCGTTGTCCTGGTCCTTGACGATGTCGCGGACCACCTGGAACCAGCGGTCCCCGCCGTCCGGCTGCGCGGAGTCGCCGTCGCGCTGGCCGCACTCGCGCACGAGCTTGCGCTGCGCGTCGACCGGGCCGCTGTTCTTGGCCGGCGGCACGTTGATGCAGTCGCCCTTGACCCGCAGCTCCTTGGGGAGCTTGTTGCCGAAGGCGAGCTTGAGGATGTTGCGCCAGACGCCGTTGAAGTACGCGGCGGCGGCCGAGTCGGGCTCCTGGGTGTAGTCCCAGCCCTCCAGCAGCTTCTGGGCCTCGCGCACGCTCGGGTCGGAGACGTTGATCTTCAGCAGCTCGGGCACCAGGAGCGCGGCGATCTCGCTGGTGTTGTCCATCTGCATCTTCTGCATGTCATCGGTCGAGACCTTCTCGCCGCCCTTGATCTTCTGGGCGATGAGGTCGTTGATCCGCTGGCTGCGGGTGCCGTAGCCCCAGTCCTTGGTGAGGAGGTGGGGGTACTCGCTCTCGTCGATCACGGCCTGGTTGGCGGTGACGATGTACCCGCGCTTCGGGTTGTACTCGTAGGGCAGCTCGTCGAAGGGAACCGGCTCCTTCGCCCAGCCGTACGCCGGGTCCCAGCCGGGGCTGGGCAGCGTGCCGTCGCCCTTGAGGCGGACCGGGATCTTCCCCGGCGCCTGGTAGCCGATGTTGCCCTCGGTGTCGGCGTAGATGAGGTTCTGCGAGGGGACCTCGAAGTTCTTGGCGGCGGCCCGGAAGGTGGTGAAGTCCTTGGCCCGGTTGATCGCGAAGACCGCGTCCATGGACTTGCCCGGCTCCAGGGCGGTCCACTTCAGGGCGACCGCGTAGCCGTCGGCGCGGTCGGGGGCGGAGTTGCCGACGGGGGCCTTCTGGCCGACCTTGTCCAGTTCCTTGCTGCGGTCGGAGACGAGAGGCCCGTTGTCCGTCTCGCGGACGGTGATCTTCCGGTCCCTGCCGCCCGCGACCTTGATGGTCTCCTCACGGGTGGTGAACGGCTTCACCTTGTCGCCGTACAGGTAGCCGTCGTCGGAGACCTTCTCCAGGAAGAGGTCGGTGACGTCCGCGCCGAGGTTCGTCAGGCCCCAGGCGATGTCCTGGTTGTGACCGATGATCACACCGGGCATCCCGGAGAAGGTGTAGCCCGCGGTGTCGTACTGGCAGGTCTTGGAGAGCTTCCGGCAGTGCAGGCCCATCTGGTACCAGAGGGAGGGCAGCATCGGCGCCAGGTGCGGGTCGTTGGCGAGCAGCGCCTTGCCGGTCGTCGTGTGGTCGCCGTTGACGACCCAGGAGTTGGACCCGATGCCGTTGCCGTTCGGGCCGAGCAGGGCGGGGATCTCGTCGAGGGTGTCGGAGAGCGCGGAGAGCTGGGTGTTGAGGCCCTCGGCGGCGCCCTGCGGGATCTCGGCCCCGGTGCCGCCGGACGGGGTGGCGTCGAGTTCGAACTTCCCGGTGACCGGGGAGACCGCCCCCCGGTCGACGATCGGCTTGTGCGTCTTGTAGGGGTACTCCGGGTACAGGTCCTCGATCTGGCCCTTGTCGAGGCGGCTGGTCAGCAGCGAACGGTCGATCTCGTCCTGCATGTTGCCGCGCAGGTCCCAGGCCATCGCCTTGAGCCAGGCCACCGAGTCGACCGGGGTCCACTGGGTGGGCTTGTAGTTGTTGGTCAGCCCCAGCGCCGCGTACTCGACCGAGATGTCCCGGCCTTCCTTGTCCTTCAGGTACGCGTTGACGCCCTCCGCGTACGCCTGGAGGTTCCGCTTGGTGCTCTCGTCCAGGACCTTGTCGTACTCCTCCTGAGCGACCTTCCGCCAGCCGAGCGTGCGCAGGAAGGCGTCGGTCTCCACCTGGCCGGAGCCGAACATCTCGGAGAGCCGGCCCGCCGTCATGTGCCGCCGGACGTCCATCTCCCAGAAGCGGTCCTGGGCCTGGACGAAGCCCTGGGCGCGGAAGAGGTCGGCGTCGGAATTCGCGTAGATCTGCGGGATGCCGTAGGAGTCGCGCTTGACCTCGACCTCGCCGGAGAGGCCGTCGAGGGTGACCGTTCCGGTGGTCTGGGGGTACGAGGCCCGCACCG carries:
- a CDS encoding GNAT family N-acetyltransferase, with translation MTLTDGEIVLRPIKMRDQRVWREVNRRNRDWLRPWEATVPPPAPGGPVAQRPTYRQMVRHLRAEAHAGRMLPFAIEYEGRLVGQLTVAGITWGSMCSGHIGYWVDQGVAGRGVMPTAVALAVDHCFRSVGLHRIEVCIRPENAPSRRVVEKLGFRSEGVRPRYLHIDGAWRDHLIFALTAEEVPEGMLRRWRRTRPVTPQGPGEPGGPGLSG
- a CDS encoding molybdenum cofactor biosynthesis protein encodes the protein MGHAADRAPEPTGTPTSAPYRALVVTASNRASAGIYADKGGPLIAEALTALGFTVDGPQVVPDGDPVEAALRAGVAAGYDVIVTTGGTGISPTDATPEATRRVLDHEIPGIPEAIRAEGLAKVPTAALSRGLAGVASRTLIVNLPGSTGGVRDGLAVLGRLLVHAVDQLRGGDHPRPGSPS
- a CDS encoding cyclic pyranopterin monophosphate synthase MoaC, giving the protein MSTQNRLTHIDEAGAARMVDVSEKDVTTRVARASGRVLVSPRVIELLRGEGVPKGDALATARIAGIMGAKRTPDLIPLCHPLAVSGVKVDLGVADDAVEITATVKTTDRTGVEMEALTAVSVAALTVIDMVKAVDKSAVITDVRVEAKSGGKSGDYRRTAPEGRTTGPAAGPAA
- a CDS encoding molybdopterin molybdenumtransferase MoeA, with amino-acid sequence MSSTIWSVDEHLDDILATVGPLEPIELQLPDAQGCVLVKDVVVEVALPPFDNSSMDGYAVRVADVEGASEEFPAVLTVIGDVAAGSAGLADGQVVGPGQAARIMTGAPLPAGAEAVVPVEWTDGGTGEGPAAAMRAHSDAPEGATGEVRVHRSVAAGAHVRERGSDVRPGDLALRAGSIVGPPQIGLLAAIGCSTVVVRPRPRVVVLSTGSELVQPGEELTAGQIYDSNSFALTAAARDAGAIAYRVGAVTDDAETLRATIEDQLIRADIIVTTGGVSVGAYDVVKEALSSVGDEDEPGSGIDFRKLAMQPGKPQGFGSIGPDHTPLLALPGNPVSSYVSFELFVRPAIRALMGLTDDLHRPTVRARLNTGKALTSPAGRRQFLRGTYDEEAGTVTPVGGSGSHLIAALAQADALIVLPEETTSAEPGTETDVILLR
- a CDS encoding UTP--glucose-1-phosphate uridylyltransferase; protein product: MNQSPSRISKAVIPAAGLGTRFLPATKATPKEMLPVVDKPAIQYVVEEAVAAGLSDVLMITGRNKRPLEDHFDRNYELESALTRKGDAERLARVQESSDLATMHYVRQGDPRGLGHAVLCAAPHVGDQPFAVLLGDDLIDPRDPLLARMVEVQEREGGSVVALMEVDPAQVHLYGCAAADATVDSDVVRVTGLVEKPDPADAPSNLAVIGRYVLDPAVFDILRHTEPGRGGEIQLTDALQLLAEDEKIGGPVHGVVFKGRRYDTGDRSDYLRAIVRLACEREDLGPDFRTWLRKYVTEEM
- a CDS encoding 5-formyltetrahydrofolate cyclo-ligase, with the protein product MKVPAKASLRSELLAARALLTKEDVAEASAVLVTNALLLPELADARTVAAYVSVGREPGTRALLDALRERGVRVLLPVLLADNDLDWAVYGGAEHLLPAGRGLLEPDGPRLGPDAVVAADAVLLPGLAVDGAGMRLGRGGGSYDRVLARLSAAGADPALIVLLYENEVVARVPVEPHDHPVDAVVTPAGARRFTT
- a CDS encoding penicillin acylase family protein codes for the protein MPANTTDASGPSDAKKPGKKKKGRRVRLLLLVLVLALVAGVGFGAYWSVSTVRASYPQTTGTVTLDGLSGEVEVKRDSYGIPQIYANSDADLFRAQGFVQAQDRFWEMDVRRHMTAGRLSEMFGSGQVETDAFLRTLGWRKVAQEEYDKVLDESTKRNLQAYAEGVNAYLKDKEGRDISVEYAALGLTNNYKPTQWTPVDSVAWLKAMAWDLRGNMQDEIDRSLLTSRLDKGQIEDLYPEYPYKTHKPIVDRGAVSPVTGKFELDATPSGGTGAEIPQGAAEGLNTQLSALSDTLDEIPALLGPNGNGIGSNSWVVNGDHTTTGKALLANDPHLAPMLPSLWYQMGLHCRKLSKTCQYDTAGYTFSGMPGVIIGHNQDIAWGLTNLGADVTDLFLEKVSDDGYLYGDKVKPFTTREETIKVAGGRDRKITVRETDNGPLVSDRSKELDKVGQKAPVGNSAPDRADGYAVALKWTALEPGKSMDAVFAINRAKDFTTFRAAAKNFEVPSQNLIYADTEGNIGYQAPGKIPVRLKGDGTLPSPGWDPAYGWAKEPVPFDELPYEYNPKRGYIVTANQAVIDESEYPHLLTKDWGYGTRSQRINDLIAQKIKGGEKVSTDDMQKMQMDNTSEIAALLVPELLKINVSDPSVREAQKLLEGWDYTQEPDSAAAAYFNGVWRNILKLAFGNKLPKELRVKGDCINVPPAKNSGPVDAQRKLVRECGQRDGDSAQPDGGDRWFQVVRDIVKDQDNEWWKAPARGREDALENRDELFARAMEDARWELTSKLGKDISTWSWGRLHRLMLKNQTLGTEGPDLLQRALNRGPWNLGGGEAAVNATGWNAASGYEVIWVPSMRMVVNVGDWDKSRWINLSGASGHAFNAHYTDQTDKWAKGELLDWSFGTDAVGASTVDTLTLKPRQP